A segment of the Cohnella algarum genome:
GTTCGAGGAATTGGAGCGCCGGATCGAACGCAACGGCCCTTGGGACGACTGGTCGCTGTACCGGATGGCATGGGAGGCCGAGGAAGCGCGCCGCGTGTCCGATTTCCGCGAGCTGCAGTGCATGCGGCTGCTGCCCGGCTTCACCCCGCTCCCCCACCAGACCGAAACGGCGCGCCGCGTCCTGCACGAGATGAGAGGCAGGGCGATATTGGCGGACGAGGTCGGACTCGGCAAAACGATTGAAGCAGGGCTCGTGCTCAAGGAATATCTCGTTCGCGGTCTCGTTCGCCGCGTCCTGATCCTCGTTCCCGCCTCCCTCGTGCTTCAGTGGGTACGGGAGCTGAACGGCAAATTCGGCATTCCGGCGATCGCTCACAAGAAGCTTTATCATTGGAACAACGACATCGTCGTCGCTTCAATGGATACGGCCAAGCGCGACCCGCACCGCGCCTATTTGCGCGACAGCGAATACGACATGCTGATCATCGACGAGGCGCACAAGCTGAAAAACAAAAACACGGGCAACTATCAGTTCGTCAGCGAGCTCCGCAAAAAATATTGCCTGCTGCTGACTGCCACCCCCGTTCAGAACGATTTGTCGGAGCTGTACAACCTGATTACGCTGCTCAAGCCCGGCCAGCTCGGCGGCGAGGGCGAATTCGCCGCCAACTTCGTCGAAGGCCGCCGCCAGGCCAAAAACGAGGACAAGCTGCAAGCCGCGCTTGGCCAGGTCATGATCCGCAACCGCCGCAGCGACGGCGGCGTTGAATTTACGAAGCGCTCGGTCGCGAACGTCCCCCTTCGCCTGTCGGCGGACGAGCAGGCGCTGTACGACGGGGTGACGCAGTACGTCCGCGAGTACGCCAGGTCCGAACGCGGGGATCTGGCCAGCATGCTCTCGCTCGTCACGCTGCAGCGCGAGGTTTGCTCGAGCCGCGACGCCGTCTTTTTGACGCTGATCAATCTGTCCAAAAAAACGCCGCCCGACTCCCCGCTGCACAACCGGATCTGGGAGCTGGTCGAGCTTATCCGCAACATCAAGTCGAATACGAAAGCTGAAGCGACGATGCAGCTCGTCGAAAGCATCGGGGAAAAGGTGATCGTCTTCACCGAATACCGGGCGACGCAGGATTATCTCATCCGCTACTTCCAGGAGCGCGGACTGTCCGCCGTGCCTTACCGCGGAGGCATGAACCGGGGCAAAAAAGACTGGATGATGGACCTGTTCCGCCGCAGGGCGCAGGTGCTGGTCGCCACCGAAGCGGGAGGCGAAGGAATCAACCTGCAGTTTTGCCACCATATCGTCAACTTCGATTTGCCGTGGAATCCGATGCGGGTGGAGCAGCGGATCGGTCGGGTTCACCGGCTCGGCCAGACCGAGGACGTCAAAATTTTCAACCTGTGCACCGTCGGAACGATCGAAGAGCATATCGTGCACCTGCTCCACGAGAAAATCAACATGTTCCAGATGGTCATCGGCGAGCTCGACGAAATCGTGGAACGGATGGAACGCGAGGAATCGCTGGAGCGCAGATTGGCCAAAATGGTGCTCGAATCCGCCGACGAGCGGGACCTTCGCCTGCGGATCGACGGGCTGGGCGATTCGCTGCTCGCGCAGCGCAAATCCTAGAAACGGGAGCCATCGACACATGAACGCAAAGCAAGTGCAGCGCTTTGTAATGTCTTACCTGGAAGCAACGGGCAGCGACATTCTGGAAAAAAGCCCGGCGCACGTCGTCGTCCGGCTTTCGCCCGAAGCGGACCGGGCGCTGACGAACCGGCCGTACTACTGGAGCTTCGTCGACCGCACCGGCGCCGCGCCGGAAACGATGACGTATCGCTGGAGCTTCGGCCACCCCGCCGAAAAGGAAGCCGGCTCCTCGCCCGCGGACCCGCCCGGAAGCCAGCCCCCGGCGGGCGCCGCCATGCCGGCAATGCCGGCTTCCGGCCCGCGCGCGATCCCGGAGGACGTCTACTTCGGCTCGCGGCGGCTCGATCAATTTTTCGAATCCGTGCAAAAGGCCGGCCGCTGCGTCACGATGTTTGAGGAGCCTTCGAAGCGCGCCGCCGTCGGCCCGCTCGGATCGGTCCCTTATACCGCTTGGCTCGGGGCGAATTTCAAGGTCGGCTTCGAATGCGACATGAAGCGCGAGGAGCTGTTCGGCTGGGGCATCTCGCTTGCGACGGGCGTCATCGACGAAACGTTTCTCGATCGGCTTAGCGAAAAGCGCATGACCCCGCGGCTGCCGGCCAACGTGCATTTGCTGCCCAACGGGCTTTCGCTGCGCAAAGCGATGTCCCAATTGGAGCACGCGCTGGAACGCAAGCTGAAAACGTACGATTTCGCCTGGGCGGTCGAAGCCGAGGAACGGAGGGTCGACGAGCTCGACAGGCTCGAATCGTATTACCGGCCGATGATCGAACGCGCGGAGGGCGAGCAGAAGGAAGCGCTCCAGGCTAGACTCAGGCAGCGGGCCGAAGAAATCGACTGGCAGTATCGCCCGCGCGTAAGTATGTCCGTCATCAATTGCGGCATTTTTCATCTTCCCGGAATCGGGTAAAAGGGAAAAACGAGCAGCAATCGACATAACCGTCCCCATTCGGCGAAAAAACGCGGACACCGTTCAACAGCATCGGCGGGGCTTGTCCGCTAACATGGAAAGTAGGGCTTCGGGGCGCAGCCAGCCCCGCAGGCTTGGGGACATGACGTGGCCAGCATGACTCTGAACCCGGTTGATTCGGGCTTTCCCCTGCGATTTGGATAGCGGTCGCATTCATAAGGCGGTTCCGATCTGCGCGGTTCGATTGGCGCTTCGGTTGACGGTTCGATCGGTGGTTCCGATTGACTTTTCGGCGGCAGTTCGGTTAGCGGTTCGATTGGCGGTTCGATTGGCGGTTCGATTGGCGGTTCGATTGGCGATTCGATTGACTTTTCGGTCGGCGGTTCGCCTGCCAATTTCCTGCGCGGTTATCGGATGGTGACGGCGCAGGTCAAAACCTGCAAACCCGCATCCTTTTTAAGCATAACGACCGACTAAGCGCAAAATTCCTGCGAAAGTGCAGGCTTTACCGGAGCCTATGCCCATTTTCTGCGTGATCGGCCAGAAAAACCTGCATTTTGGCATCAAAATGCTCCATACGCCCACGATTTGCAGGAAAAGGCTGACAATTGCAGGATTGTTGCGGACGTCGACGGATTCGATTTTTCTAACCAATACGCCGTTTCGCCTTATGAACAAACCTGTTCGTGTTCTCGGCGTCCGGCTCGATTGGGTCTCGTCCAACGAAAAAGCTGTGCTTGACCTTGCCAACAAACTTATTCGTACTCACATCATCGGCTAGATTGATTTCTCCAATGAATACGCTGTGCTTCACCTTACCAGCAAACCTGTTCGTACACTCATCATCGGCTAGATTGGATTTCATCCAACGAAAAAAGCCGCTTTTTCAAACTCGCCGGGCCTGGTTGGATTTTGTCCAACGAAAAACCTGACATAAGCGACTTTTTCGAAAAATCGGTCCGCTTGGTTGGATGATTTCCAGCGTAGGATCGAATTTTGTCCGATTTCCCTTTCCTGATTGGATATTTTCCAACGTAGCCCCTCATTATCGACGTAGGCAGGTGACGTGCAAATGAAAATCAGCAAAATGACGCGCGCCGCAACCGGATGGACGGCCGCCATCGCCCTGCTGTTGGCGGCGAATCTCCCCGCGACGACGGCTTCCGCGGCGGAACTGCCCGCTATAGCGGCTTCCGCGGGGGATCTCCTCGTGACGGCTGAGCCCGCGGCAGCTTTCCCCGCGGCGGCGGCACCCGCGGCTTCTCCCGCGGCGGCGATCCGCACCTCCGCCGCGCTTAGCGTCGCCCCGGCGAGCACTGACGGCGCGCCCGGCGCAGCCGCGGCCGCAAGCCTGGCCGCGGCTTCCTTCCGCTCGCCGCCGGACGTGCGCGCGCTTTCGCTCCGGCCGGCG
Coding sequences within it:
- a CDS encoding DEAD/DEAH box helicase; the protein is MPIQPAEGPAGSPALSDVPIPQPIAENRGVAVSVSVPVSGSAADHAGFPDKTAPAQPPRKLHPLVELHVDRSSFEELERRIERNGPWDDWSLYRMAWEAEEARRVSDFRELQCMRLLPGFTPLPHQTETARRVLHEMRGRAILADEVGLGKTIEAGLVLKEYLVRGLVRRVLILVPASLVLQWVRELNGKFGIPAIAHKKLYHWNNDIVVASMDTAKRDPHRAYLRDSEYDMLIIDEAHKLKNKNTGNYQFVSELRKKYCLLLTATPVQNDLSELYNLITLLKPGQLGGEGEFAANFVEGRRQAKNEDKLQAALGQVMIRNRRSDGGVEFTKRSVANVPLRLSADEQALYDGVTQYVREYARSERGDLASMLSLVTLQREVCSSRDAVFLTLINLSKKTPPDSPLHNRIWELVELIRNIKSNTKAEATMQLVESIGEKVIVFTEYRATQDYLIRYFQERGLSAVPYRGGMNRGKKDWMMDLFRRRAQVLVATEAGGEGINLQFCHHIVNFDLPWNPMRVEQRIGRVHRLGQTEDVKIFNLCTVGTIEEHIVHLLHEKINMFQMVIGELDEIVERMEREESLERRLAKMVLESADERDLRLRIDGLGDSLLAQRKS
- a CDS encoding YqhG family protein — encoded protein: MNAKQVQRFVMSYLEATGSDILEKSPAHVVVRLSPEADRALTNRPYYWSFVDRTGAAPETMTYRWSFGHPAEKEAGSSPADPPGSQPPAGAAMPAMPASGPRAIPEDVYFGSRRLDQFFESVQKAGRCVTMFEEPSKRAAVGPLGSVPYTAWLGANFKVGFECDMKREELFGWGISLATGVIDETFLDRLSEKRMTPRLPANVHLLPNGLSLRKAMSQLEHALERKLKTYDFAWAVEAEERRVDELDRLESYYRPMIERAEGEQKEALQARLRQRAEEIDWQYRPRVSMSVINCGIFHLPGIG